CACTGCTGCCTCGTGTTGGTGTAGTCCATGGCTCCGAAGGTCCGGAGCCCGCTTGGGTCGATCTCGATTCGCTGAAGAGGAATCCCTTCCCACCCCACGAACTTGTCCTGCATGTTCCGGATCGCGCCTTCCGCCTCGGCAACGGTGGAATAGAACGTCGGAACGTGCCAGTATTCCACCGCGGCCGCTGCAGCTGCGCCAGCAGAGGGAAAAAGCAAAGCCATGGAAAGAAGAAACGGCAGGAAAAACGCGGAAACAAACCTGAACCTCATGTCGACACCTCCCCTGGAACATTTCATGAAGATCCGAACGTGAGGAAATTATAGTGTTTTTTTAAAAGGCTTGATATAACAGGGCAAGGGGAAGCAGCGTCAATCCGGTTCCAAGGAACAGCTTCAGGACGGTGCCGAGCCGCCCGAGCTCCCTGCTTGCGGCAAGTTTCGCCGCGAAGCTTGTGGAGGTCTAAGCGAGGTTGGATGCTTGACTCACCGAGATCTTCCCTTCAAGCAGCTGCTCCGTGACATGTATTTGCCTTGATTTCTTCTTAACCCAAGAAAACGCCATCCTTTCTTATGATGACATTTTATCTGTCCCCTTATAATCACTGGCCGGGCACACACGCCTCAAAAATCCCATTGACCCTGACGCGTCTTTGGGTATAATGAAAAATCGTGCCCTCAAGAAGTTTGAGGGCCATCGAGCATCAGAACCAGGGAAAGGAGGTCCCGGTGGGGTATGGAAGATCCCAGTAGTAGATCCTGCGTGCCCTTATGCAACAAGTTTCCATTCCAAAACCACATATCCCGGTCCGGGATTCCCGCGTTCCCTGGGTTCAGGGGGCTTGGCCTTTAAGCTCCGAGGGGCTTGAGCCTGCTCCACCCTGTCCCATGGGCCTTTGGGTTCCCCCGGAACCGGGGGACAGGAGGTGTTTCCAATGGGAAGGGCTGAGGCCAAGACTTTGGAGAGGATCGACGACATCGCTTCTTTCCTCGATAGGAATCCCAATCAGTTTCTCACGGTTATAAAAGAGGCCCACCCGGCGGCGGTGGCGGAGTACCTGTCGGAGCTTCCCTTTGAGGAGGCCTTCGGCATACTCCGAGGCCTTGACGTGTCCCGAATGGGTGAGATCTTCAGCCACCTGGACGAGGACATGCAGCTTAAGGTCTTCCAGTCCCTTGAGAGGGACGAGAAGGTGGCGCTGTTGGTGGAGATGTCCCCCGACGACCGGGCGGACCTGTTCAAGGCCCTGCCGGAGGAGAGCCAGACGGCGCTGCTTCCGGCCCTGGCCCAGGCGGAGCGGGAGGACATAAGGCGCCTTGCGGCCTACGAGGAGGGCACCGCAGGGGCGGTCATGACCTCCGACTACGCCACCATATCGCCCCACATGACCGCACAGGAGGCCATAGAGCACCTAAGGGAGATAGCCCCGGACAGCGAGACCATCTACTACACCTACGTGGTGGATGACCAGCACCGCCTGCAGGGGTTCGTGTCCCTCAGGGAGCTCATCCTGGCCCCCAAGGACGCCAGGGTGAGGGATTTCATGAAGAAGGACCCCATATTCGTTAGGGTGGACGACGACCAGGAAGAGGCGGCCAGGAAGATACAGAAGTACGACCTCATAGCCCTGCCGGTTCTGAACTACGATGACGTGATGGTGGGGATAATCACCCACGACGACGCGCTGGACATAATAACCCAGGAGCAGACCGAGGACATAGAGAAGCTCATGGCCATAGGGGGCGCCCACGGGGAGATGCCGTACCTCAAGACCCCCGCGTGGGTGCACTTCAAGAACCGGGCCGCCTGGATCGTGGCCCTGGCGGCCTTGGGCTTCGTGTCGGGTATTATCATCCATTCCTTCGAGTCCACCCTCATGAGCCTCATGATACTGGCCCTTTACATGCCCATGGTGGCGGACACCGGCGGCAACACCGGAAGCCAGGCCGCCACGGTGGTGGTCCGGGCCCTGGCCCTTGGGGAGATAACCTACGAGGACTGCTTCAAGGTGCTTTTCAAGGAGTTCAAGATATCCCTGATGCTGGCGGGGGTCCTGGGGGTCATATCCTGGGCCAAGGTCATGTACCTGTCCCAGGGGAGCACCATACCCGACGGGTTCTCCCTTTTTAACATAGCCATGGCCATAGCCCTGGCCCTGGCCATCCAGGTGGTGAGCGCCACCCTGGTGGGGGCGGTGCTCCCGATGCTGGCACACCGCATGGGACAGGATCCCGCGGTGGTGGCGAGCCCCGCGCTTACCACCATAGTGGACATAACCGGCTTGCTCATATACTTCTCCACCGCCAAGCTGATGCTGGGGCTGTGAAACGGCCCGCCGCGGGCTTCCTGGGGGTTTAAAGGCCCTTAGGAGGTGGGACCTGCCCCACTTACGGGGCGGGTCCCTTTGACCGTTAGGCATTAATTATATATTATCAGTGGGGCCGCTGCTAAAGGCCTTGCGGGATTTTGGCAGGGCGGCGTGTGCGGCGGCGCTGTGAAAAGGGAACGACTCCCCCTTGGGGGCTGATAGGATGCTCAAGGTCCAGAAGGTGCTCAACAACAACGTGGTGATAGCCCTGCACCGTTCGGGATACGAGGCGGTGCTGGTGGGATGCGGCCTTGGGTTTGGAAAGCGCGTAGGAGACCCGGTGGACGAGGACCAGGCGGAGAAGGTGTTCGTACTCAAGGACCCCGGGGAGCGGATACGGTACGCCAAGGTGCTTCAGGAGGTGGACCAGGCCTTCGCGGCCCTGGTGACCCAGGGGATAGCCATGATGGAGGACCTATTGGGGGCCACCCTGGGGGAGAGGATCCACTGGAGCCTCACGGACCACCTGTTCTTCGCGGTAAAACGCCTTAGGGAGGGCATAGCGGTCAAGAACCCGTTCCTAAGGGAGGTTGAGGTGCTGTATCCAAAGGAGTACGCCGCCGCCCAGGCAATGATCCGCTGGCTCTCCGAGGAGATAGACCTTCCCATGCCGGACGACGAGTCCGCCTTCGTGGCCCTTCACGTGCACAGCGCCATGGGAGGCGAGAGCCTAAGCCAGGTCTCCAGGAAGAACCACATAATCTCCCAGATGATACGCATAACCGAGGAGTCCCTGGGCTTCCCCCTTAACCGCAAGTCCCCCCAGTACATGAGGCTCATAAGACACCTGAGCTTCTCCATAGACCGCATAGAGGCCTCAATGGACGGGGACCCCATGGACGTCATGGAGGACGTGATGCGCAGGGAACACCCGATCCCCTACGGCATAGCCGCCAAGCTGTGCCTATTCCTTCAGAACGCCCTTAGCAAGCCGGTGCCCAAGGCGGAGGTGGTCTACTTGACCATCCACATACACCGGCTATATAATTCCACAGAACATAGCAAATAGTCGGGCATATCAAGCTCCGTTATCGCGTGTTACCGGCTTTTCGGGCATGAGCGAGGCGGTGCCACACAAGGCACTGTTTCGCTCATGCCCTTTTTTATATCCTTATTTGGGGGGATGTGAAGTGTTAAAGGGTTTCTTCGGTAAGCTTCAGCGGATAGGGCAGGCCCTCATGCTGCCGGTGGCCATCCTTCCCGCCGCGGGGTTCCTCCTGGCGGTGGGGTTCAGCCTCAAGAGCCCAACGGTCCTTGAGGTGGCCCCGTTCCTGTCGGGGCCCGGGTGGAGCAAGCTGGCCACCATGATGGCATCCGCCGGCGGAGTGGTGTTCGACAACCTGGCGCTTCTCTTCGCGGTGGGCGTGGCGGTGGGCCTTGCGGGGCTATCCGGCGTGGCGGCATTGGCGTCCATAGTGTGCTACCTTGTCATGAACGCCACCATGAGCGCCGTGGGAGGTTTTACGGTGGACATGGTGCTCAAGGGCGGCAACCCCTCCTATGCCCTGGTGGTGGGCATACCGACCCTTCAGACCGGGGTTTTCGGAGGCATAATATGCGGCCTCGTGGGGGCCTGGTGCTACGAGAGGTTCTACAAGATAGAACTGCCCCAGTTCCTGGGGTTCTTCGCGGGCAAGCGCTTCGTCCCCATAGCCAGCGCCTTCGCGGGTTTCCTCCTGGGAGTGGCCATGTTCTTCCTATGGCCCTTCGCCCAGAAGGGGCTTAACAGCTTCTCCAACGCCATAATGGGCTCCGCCATGCCCCTGGCGGTGTTCCTCTTCGGCATGATCAAGCGGCTTCTCATACCCTTTGGGCTCCACCACATCTTCTACGCCCCCTTCTGGTTCGAGTTCGGCCAGTACAAGACCCTGGCGGGGGAGATCGTCCACGGGGACCTTAAGATATTCTTCGCCCAGCTTAAGGACGGGGTGCCCCTTACGGCGGGCTTCTTCCTGGGGGGCGAGTTCCCCATAATGATGTTCGGCCTTCCCGCCGCGGCGCTGGCCATGTACCACAACGCCAAGCCGGAGAACAAGAAGATGGTGGCGGGGCTTCTGGCTTCCGCGGCTTTGACGTCCTTCCTCACCGGCATCACTGAGCCCATCGAGTTCGCCTTCCTCTTCGCCTCTCCTCTGCTCTACCTCATCCACGCGGCGCTTGACGGGCTCTCCTTCCTCTTGCTCTACATCTTCAAGGTGCACCTGGGCTACACCTTCTCCGGAGGCGCCATAGACTTCGTCCTCTTCGGCATCCTGCCCGGCAGGGAGAAGTGGTGGATCGCGGTGCTTCTGGGGCTCTGTTTCGCCGTGGCCTACTACGTGATCTTCACTTTCTTCATCCGCTTGCTTGACCTCAAGACCCCCGGCAGGGAGGACGCTCCCATGGATTCCAACGGTTCCTCCTCCAAGGCCCCCACCGAGCTTGCCGCCAAGATCCTGGAGGCCCTGGGTGGAGCTGGAAACCTCGAGAGGCTGGACGCCTGCATAACCAGGCTCAGGATATCCGTCAAGGACCCCAAGGCGGTGGACAAGGAGGCCCTTAAGGCCCTTGGGGCCACAGGGGTGATGCAGGTGGACCGCAACTTCCAGGCCATCTTCGGCACCGCGTCGGAGGCCATCAAGGAGGAGATACTGCACATAGCGGGCCGCAGCGATGGTCGGAGGGTCAAGGTGGCGTCCCCCATGTCCGGCAAGGTGGTGGACCTGTCGGAGGTTCCTGACAAGACCTTCAGCGAGAGGATGGTGGGCGAGGGCTTTGCGGTCATTCCCACCGACGGACTGGTGGTCTCCCCGGTGGACGGCAAGGTAACGCTTGTGTTCCCCACCATGCACGCGGTGGGCATAACCTCCGTGGACGGCCTTGAGGTGCTAGTTCACGTTGGAATCGACACGGTGAAGCTGAACGGCGAGGGCTTTAAGGCCCTGGTGTCCCAGGGGGATGAGGTGAAGAAGGGGCAGCCGCTGATCGAGGCGGACCTAAAGGTCATATCCGCCAAGGCGCCTTCCATAGTGACGCCAGTGGTGTTCACCAACGTAAAAGGATCCGACAAGGTAACCCTCTTCAAGGGGGATGTCAAGGCCGGGGAGAACGGGGCCAACGTGGTCCTTTAATCTCCTAACCCTAAATAAAAAAGATGAGGGGCCCCCAAGTTCGGGGGCCCCTTTCGTATGTGTTGCCTTTGGGAACGGTCTTGGTTTAGAGTGGGCTTATGACGCCCTTGGCCATGAGGTAGACGGCGGTAGCCGCGGCGGCGCAGAGTCCAAGTAGCAGCACCGTCTCCATGGTGCCGAAGGCCTTGGCGTTGTTCTCCCTCTTGGCCTTCCAGTAGAAGGCCGCGCCGGGGGCGTAGAGGATTGCGCACATGAGCAGGTACTCAAGGCCCGCGGCGTAGATGAGCCACAGGGCGTAGACCGAGGCCACCAGGCTTATGAAGAGCTCGAAGCCCTTGGACTCGCCCTGGCCGTACCCCTCGCCGGTCATGGAGAGCTTAAGCTGGTACAGGGCGCTGAAGAGGTACGGAACCAGGATAGCCGCGGTGGCGATGGTGTAGAGGGCCTGATAGGTGCTCTCGGACACCAGGGTTATGAGGAGGAAGAGCTGTATCAGCCCGTTGGTGATCCAAAGGGAGCTCACCGGGGACTTGTTCTCGTTCTCCTTGGCGAAGAAGGAGGGGAGCACCTTGTCCTTGGCGGCCACGTAGGGGATCTCCGCCGCCAGCATGGTCCATCCAAGGGTAGCTCCCGAGAGGGATATGATGAGTCCCAGGTTGATGATGGTGGCGCCCCAGCTGCCGACCATCCTCTCCAGGATGTAGGCGGTGGTGGGGTTCTGGAGCTTGATGAGCTCCTCCCGGGGCATGACGCCAAGGGATGCCAGGGAGATCACCACGTACAGGGCCAGGGTACCGAGAAGCCCTATCACCGTGGCCTTGCCCACGTCGGACTTCTTCTCCGCCCGTCCGGAGAGCACCACCGCACCCTCAACGCCGATGAAGACCCACAGCGTCACCATCATGGTGCTGCGTACCTGCTCAAGCACCTTGCCCCAGTCCAGGGCGCCGCCGGTAGCCCAGAAGTCCGCGTTGAAGACGTCTGCCTTGAAGCCAAACACCGCCATCAGGGCGAAGAGGATTATGGGCACCAGCTTACCCACGGTGGTGATGAGGTTCACTATGGCGGCGTCCCTAACTCCCCGGAGCACCAGGAAGTGGATCCCCCAGAGGATCACCGAGGCTCCCGCCACCGCCATGGTCTTGTTGCCGAAGGCGGGGATGAAGTAGGCGATGGCCTCGAAGAGGAGCACCAGGAAGGCCACGTTGCCAAGCCACGCGCTGAGCCAATAGCCCCAGGCGGAGTTGAAGCCTATGAAGTCCCCGAAGCCAGCCTTGGCGTAGCTGTAGATGCCGCCGTCCAATTCGGGCTTGCGGTTGGCCAGGCTCTGGTAGGTGAGGGCCAGGGCTATCATGCCTATTCCGGTTATGAGCCACCCAAGGGCGATGGCCCCGGGGCCCGCGTTTCGCGCTATGTCGGAGGGCAGAGAGAAGACCCCTGCCCCTATCATGGAGCCTATGACCAGGGCCACCAGGGAGAACAGGCCCAACTTCTTCTCGGACATTTTTATCACCTTTCCCTTTGTTTAAGATTTCTTTATTTATATTTTTATTTCACAAAGCCCAGGGGAGCCCCAAGGGCCCCCCTGTGGTTGAAGGCTGTGCCTTTGCCTATATGTCCTCCCTGACCAGGGGCATGCTCATGCACCTGGGGCCTCCCCGGCCCCTGGAGAGCTCGGAGCTGGGGACTATGTGGGTGACGATGCCGTGGTCCTGGAGGATCTGGTTGGTGACGTAGTTCCTGGAGTAGACCACCACTTCGCCGGGGGCGATGGCCAGGGTGTTGGACCCGTCGTTCCACTGCTCCCTGGGGGCGTCGATGGGGTCTCCGCCGGCGCAGCGGATGAGGGTGACCTTGTCGAGCCCCAAGGCCTTGGCGAGAATGGTCTCCAGGGTGGAGCGTTCCTCCTCTATGTGAATGCCGCTGCTGTTGGGGGTGATGGAGAACACCTGCAGCGGGCCCTCGATTTCGGGATGGATTGTGAACTTGTCCCGGTCCACCATGGTGAACACGGTGTCCAGGTGCATGAACGCCCTCTTCTTGGGTATGTTGAAGGCAAGCACCTGCTTGTAGGTGCTGCGCTCGTCGCTGAAGAGCTTCCTCGCCAGCTTCTCCACGGAAGCGGCGTCGGTCCTCTCGGATATGCCTATGGCGAGGACGGAGGGGCTTAACACCAGCTCGTCGCCGCCCTCGATGGAAGTGGTCTCGGTCCTGTCGTACCAGAAGGGAACGTCGCAGTCCTTGAAACGGGGGTGGTGCTGGAAGATGTACTTGGCGTACAAGGTCTCCCGGTTACGGGTCTCGGTGCGCATGTGGTTCAACGTGATGCCGGTGCCGATGGTGGCGAAGGGATCCCTGGTGAAGTAGAGGTTGGGCATGGGATCCACCACCAGGGGATTGTCGGTGTCCAACCTGTCAGCCAGGGACAAAAACTTGAGCTCCTCCCTGGGGAGCTCGGTTCGTCGCACCCCCGCCATGGTCTGGGCCACCATGGCCTTCACGTCCATGGAGAGGAAGAACTCCCTAAGCATCTCTCTGGTGCCGTCTCCGGGGATCTTCGCTTCCTTCAGGTACTCGTCGATGAAGGACTCCCTTACGGACCGGTCCGCCAGGGCCTCCGCCGCCAGGTCCTCCAGGTACAGCACCTCCGCGCCGTTGTCCTTGAGCACCTTGGCGAAGGCGTCGTGCTCCTCCTGGGCTATCTTGAGGTAGGGGATGTCGTCGAAGAGCAGGCGGGCCATGAGGTCCGGCGTGAGGTTTTCAACCTCCTTGCCCGGACGGTGCAAAAGAACCGAGCGAAGGCGCCCTATTTCCGATGTTACTTTGAGGGGTGAG
This genomic interval from Thermanaerothrix sp. contains the following:
- the arcA gene encoding arginine deiminase is translated as MKPSPLKVTSEIGRLRSVLLHRPGKEVENLTPDLMARLLFDDIPYLKIAQEEHDAFAKVLKDNGAEVLYLEDLAAEALADRSVRESFIDEYLKEAKIPGDGTREMLREFFLSMDVKAMVAQTMAGVRRTELPREELKFLSLADRLDTDNPLVVDPMPNLYFTRDPFATIGTGITLNHMRTETRNRETLYAKYIFQHHPRFKDCDVPFWYDRTETTSIEGGDELVLSPSVLAIGISERTDAASVEKLARKLFSDERSTYKQVLAFNIPKKRAFMHLDTVFTMVDRDKFTIHPEIEGPLQVFSITPNSSGIHIEEERSTLETILAKALGLDKVTLIRCAGGDPIDAPREQWNDGSNTLAIAPGEVVVYSRNYVTNQILQDHGIVTHIVPSSELSRGRGGPRCMSMPLVREDI
- a CDS encoding transcription antiterminator produces the protein MLKVQKVLNNNVVIALHRSGYEAVLVGCGLGFGKRVGDPVDEDQAEKVFVLKDPGERIRYAKVLQEVDQAFAALVTQGIAMMEDLLGATLGERIHWSLTDHLFFAVKRLREGIAVKNPFLREVEVLYPKEYAAAQAMIRWLSEEIDLPMPDDESAFVALHVHSAMGGESLSQVSRKNHIISQMIRITEESLGFPLNRKSPQYMRLIRHLSFSIDRIEASMDGDPMDVMEDVMRREHPIPYGIAAKLCLFLQNALSKPVPKAEVVYLTIHIHRLYNSTEHSK
- the arcD gene encoding arginine-ornithine antiporter gives rise to the protein MSEKKLGLFSLVALVIGSMIGAGVFSLPSDIARNAGPGAIALGWLITGIGMIALALTYQSLANRKPELDGGIYSYAKAGFGDFIGFNSAWGYWLSAWLGNVAFLVLLFEAIAYFIPAFGNKTMAVAGASVILWGIHFLVLRGVRDAAIVNLITTVGKLVPIILFALMAVFGFKADVFNADFWATGGALDWGKVLEQVRSTMMVTLWVFIGVEGAVVLSGRAEKKSDVGKATVIGLLGTLALYVVISLASLGVMPREELIKLQNPTTAYILERMVGSWGATIINLGLIISLSGATLGWTMLAAEIPYVAAKDKVLPSFFAKENENKSPVSSLWITNGLIQLFLLITLVSESTYQALYTIATAAILVPYLFSALYQLKLSMTGEGYGQGESKGFELFISLVASVYALWLIYAAGLEYLLMCAILYAPGAAFYWKAKRENNAKAFGTMETVLLLGLCAAAATAVYLMAKGVISPL
- the ptsG gene encoding glucose-specific PTS transporter subunit IIBC; protein product: MLKGFFGKLQRIGQALMLPVAILPAAGFLLAVGFSLKSPTVLEVAPFLSGPGWSKLATMMASAGGVVFDNLALLFAVGVAVGLAGLSGVAALASIVCYLVMNATMSAVGGFTVDMVLKGGNPSYALVVGIPTLQTGVFGGIICGLVGAWCYERFYKIELPQFLGFFAGKRFVPIASAFAGFLLGVAMFFLWPFAQKGLNSFSNAIMGSAMPLAVFLFGMIKRLLIPFGLHHIFYAPFWFEFGQYKTLAGEIVHGDLKIFFAQLKDGVPLTAGFFLGGEFPIMMFGLPAAALAMYHNAKPENKKMVAGLLASAALTSFLTGITEPIEFAFLFASPLLYLIHAALDGLSFLLLYIFKVHLGYTFSGGAIDFVLFGILPGREKWWIAVLLGLCFAVAYYVIFTFFIRLLDLKTPGREDAPMDSNGSSSKAPTELAAKILEALGGAGNLERLDACITRLRISVKDPKAVDKEALKALGATGVMQVDRNFQAIFGTASEAIKEEILHIAGRSDGRRVKVASPMSGKVVDLSEVPDKTFSERMVGEGFAVIPTDGLVVSPVDGKVTLVFPTMHAVGITSVDGLEVLVHVGIDTVKLNGEGFKALVSQGDEVKKGQPLIEADLKVISAKAPSIVTPVVFTNVKGSDKVTLFKGDVKAGENGANVVL
- the mgtE gene encoding magnesium transporter, producing MGRAEAKTLERIDDIASFLDRNPNQFLTVIKEAHPAAVAEYLSELPFEEAFGILRGLDVSRMGEIFSHLDEDMQLKVFQSLERDEKVALLVEMSPDDRADLFKALPEESQTALLPALAQAEREDIRRLAAYEEGTAGAVMTSDYATISPHMTAQEAIEHLREIAPDSETIYYTYVVDDQHRLQGFVSLRELILAPKDARVRDFMKKDPIFVRVDDDQEEAARKIQKYDLIALPVLNYDDVMVGIITHDDALDIITQEQTEDIEKLMAIGGAHGEMPYLKTPAWVHFKNRAAWIVALAALGFVSGIIIHSFESTLMSLMILALYMPMVADTGGNTGSQAATVVVRALALGEITYEDCFKVLFKEFKISLMLAGVLGVISWAKVMYLSQGSTIPDGFSLFNIAMAIALALAIQVVSATLVGAVLPMLAHRMGQDPAVVASPALTTIVDITGLLIYFSTAKLMLGL